GGCCGCGGGGGCGGCTGTAGCAGCACCCCACCGTGAGCCGGCCGCAGGTGCCGCGCCCAGGCCGCGGAcggtgccgccgccgtgcccagGCTGTGCCCCGCCACGCAGAGGCTCTAGTAGAGCAGATTCGGTGATGGAGGGCGTGGATCCGGCTAAACGCGAGGCGGATCTGGTTGCGGGTCGCCGGGAAAAGCCGACGCCACCATGGACGGGCTAGCCACCAAGAGAGGGTGAGGgaggaaaggagaaaggagagaAAGGAGGAGAAGTggagcgcccccccccccccccgccccttTCTTACGGCCGCTCGGGCAGCGGCGAGTCGGGGGAGGCAGAGCTGGGGGCGGCGGCACTTGGAGGAGCGGGTtctgcccgagccgccccctaggaggagcgacgcgtgggagagagTGAAATTGTCTGAGTTTGTTAACTCTTTTCACTATTAATGTGTTCCATTTCGTGTATGGCAGTGTGAGTGGAATTGATATGATCCTTTGTTCTCAGAAAGCTGTTGAAGAGCTGCTGATGGGCGATACTGAATCCGAGCATTTGGCAGATGGTGCAACCAAAAACTCGTATGGGTACTAGAGGACACTAGCTTGTGCACTTCATTTCTACCGTGCTGATGTACCAGCTCGGTGCCCCTGCTTGTTTGCATTGCGATCAACACTAGCGACTGAAGAATAAGACTTGCTGTTCACTCTTTGCTCGGACGTGTTCAGTCTTGCGCCGTGGTTTACCTTTCCAGAATTGCTTTATTCGCTTTCACTTGCTGGAGACGACGTGAATCTTTTCCTGAAATAAAAGTCTAGTAGATATCACAAGGAAAAGATTTAGAAGAGGACGTTGATTCAGAGAGCGAGGGAAAACAGTGGAAAGTGAAGGTAAAACCCAAGCATTGTCAATGCTAAATACCTGGCCCAGGGAATAATACAGGTTCTGGTAGAAGTAGAACAGTGCTAGCTGGGCTTAACAGGATCTCTGTCGGGTGCTAGAAGTGAGCTTCATGGGCCGCCAAATAACATCAGTTCGAGCCTGCTCTTTATTTGCGTGCTCTGCCTGGAGTCTggaggatatatatatatatatatatgcgccAAGGATCAATCAATTTTTAATGTTTAGGCTTTATGCTTGATTGACGAGATTTAATTAGCATATGTTTAGGTTGACATCGTTCAGGTTTAGGAATTACTAGTAAAGGCTTATCAATTATCATACAGGAACTGCTGCTGCCAGGTATGTCCTATTGTACTTTTTTTAAAGATAAAGAAAAATGCCGGCCTTGAAGTTCACGTGTGAATGTCTATGGCCAATGGTTACAAGAGTTTTTAGACTCTAAACATTAAACGAGAATCTTAAAGAAGGAAAActctaaaaaaataaaattaagAAAACTAAGCTTCAATCCTTCTCTTCGTCCACGTTTCATCCTTCTACAGTGTTAGTGCAGTACCAAATCATCACATCTATCGTCTTCTTAGAAACTTGATATCCGAATCGTCTGATGCCGCTGAGGTAACAAAGCTGGACCGAGGGATCTCCAAGACGACGCTTCAAGAAAAAAATAACGTCAAAGACGCCATCACCGCCTTATCCAGAAAGCTAGAATTAAATTTTCACTCGGAGATCCATGGACAGTCTCAAAGAAATACCACGACAACACCTTAGAGGAAAAACGAAGAAAAAACGACACCGTTGTTGACACCGATATAAGATCGGGGAATGACTTTCACCCGGAGTTCCTGCCCGGCAGCACCACCACCCCACCATGAAGCAATGGTGACGCCGCTGTCGAGATCGGCCTGAACGATGGGGCTGTACGCCACCGGCCGCGGCTTGCGCATCAGCGCCGCCCTGCGAGCCGACTGTTCCGCCCTAACGTACTTGAGCCGTCAGATCGCACGCACCTAGTCGCCTGCTGATGCCGCTGGAACGTACAACCACTTGCCATGTTGTTTGTGAAGATGCGTCCCAGCCTCCCTGCTGCCGCAGCCCCGTACCATGCTAGTTCTGTCGTCTACGCTACAGCCCCGCTGTGCCCTAGCACGGAACAGGCGTGGGGCGTGCTAGGTACCCAGAGAAATATCAGCGTCAAGGCCACTGTGCTGGCAGTAGGCGCAGTGCGTGCGGACGCGGCCATCCGGAGGCTCAATCAGATGCAGATCGTCCCCGGCCCCGGCCGGCCTTGTGatccgccaccgcccgccggctTCCCGACCTCCGTGCGACTGGGATTGGTCGGCATCTTGACTCTTGAGTGCGATCCAGGCGGAGGAAAACGTCTCGGCGCACATCACCACACCTGACGGCTGATGTGGCCGCCGCCTGCGCACGCACGGACGGCGCGGCAGCgtctcggcggcggcgccacagCGCTGCGACGGCCGCGGAACGCAGACGTGACCGGACGGGGGCCGACGATGAGAAGGGAGGGTGCGTACAAGTCTCGTGACGAGCAGGGCATGATCACGAGAGCCGCCGCGCGATCTCGCTGCCGCGGGCGCGGGGCGCACCCGTACGGCGCGGTGGCCCCCCGCGCGTCGGCGccccggcccgccgccgcgggaaaCAGTCGCCTCATGGGCCATATGCTGGTTCGGCCGTTTAGAGCTGCTAGGCCCGGGACGCTTCTGGCCTTCCTGCCAGGCCCGCCCCCGCGCGGCGGTTCGGTTGGTTACCCACGGACGGGTGGTAAAACTGCTTGCTCTGGGCCTGATGCGTGTCTGTCTGTCTGTCGATGATCAGAAACAGTGAAGATGATTCATGCCATGAGCTACCAACTGATCACCAGGCAGGCAGTAGGGCTCGCTCGACTACTCCAACACCAGATTTCTTGAACTGAGACATGGCCACATGGATGATAGATCGTCTCAGGTAGGTGCATGGGAGTACGTGTGACTGTGAGGCAACTGGGGAAACGCCAACGTTTTGTCAGGTCACTGAAAACTTTTCACCTTCAATTAGCTCCACCTCTGGGTTATTGGGATCACACAGACATCCACCTTGGTCGATGCTACCTGTTCCCCACGACTAGAGAACGACGAATGCATTTCGACTCGTGTTTTCTTTCCATCATGTCCCGGTGGCAGGTCGTGCTGCCCAGGCGACAGCACTGAAGTCAAGGCGCCCGCTCAAGATTGACGTCGTCCGATCTGCCTGCGACTGATGAGAACATGAGTCGAGCAAGGCCCGGCCCGTGCGTTCAGACGGCTGCGCTGTGCTTCCGTTGGCCAAAGAAAGGGATCGATATCGGAGCGAGCCTCCAGTTCACCACTGCTGGCTTCCCGTTCCCGCCCGGTCTCCAAAAGCACGCAGGTACTAGTAGACACGGGTGGCCATCACCGAGTAATCACTGAAGACACCAACTCATTGCCTTGCCATCGCCTGATTGGCCGTCTTTCTGAACCGTCAAGGACGAGACTCCTAGAAAGACTTACAGGCTAGGCCTCCCATCATGTTCTCGAATCTCTGTACGGCGTGTGCTACGAGCTTAGCTAGGcactgttcgtttcctaccctctaaatatTAGACCCATCATATCAAAAAGAATTTTACTATTTAGAAgtgttaaataaaatctgtttataaaactttttgcacggctgggtgctaattcgcgtgacaaatttaatgagcctaattaatccataatttgccacagtgatgctacagtaatcatccgctaatcatgaactaatatacctcattagattcgtctcgcagaTTAGCCCTgggttatgcaattagttttataattagattttatttaatacttctaaatgataagattctttttgatgtgaccactctaaactttagaccccaggAAATAAACACACCCTTAGTGGAGAGACTGAACGCTGTAGTAGAGCGCCTGGGAAGACGCGTGAGTGCTAAACCGGCCTAGATCATCACCATGCATGCAGCAATACAATGTAACCCATGGCGCCATGCCCTTGTTTCGGATCAAATCACTCGACCTCAAGATCTTTTCGATGGGCAACCTTCAAGGCTTCAACCTTCATCACGTCCTTTCATAGGAGTGGCGTCTCTCCATGCCTATTCCTGCGCATAAATGCATGTTCAAATTAAACAGATTTTGAATTAAAAAATAGACTTTTTTAAACAAAACAAACATGCCTAAATaatatttttttagaaaaacaaACTATGTAGCTTCTAGATGCCATAGTTTTGGGAAACTACGATAATAAAACAGGCTGTAAAATGTTTAAAGCCTCACACGGAGTCCGCTGCTTAACCCACCAATGTTTTTGAGTAATATTTATCTTAACCAGAAAATTTGATTACTATAATCGAAAAGGAAAGTTCGATTTCCACACTCCAACTAGCACGATTCAACCATAAGTTGTAAAACCGAATAACAAAGACCATTCTACAATCAAAACCGGACAAATTTAGTATTTTGGtggttttttattttttagaaTTAAAAAAATCTAGATCGAACTAAAAATTCAAaattaattcattttaaattagaaaaatatgaaaatagTACTGATTTTTTAAGAAAAATGTAAGCTAACTGTTTGTGCTTTATTTTGAGTTATTTGGATCTTGTTTATTGAAAAAAATATTTAGCATAGTGAGGGTCGCTGAGGCTCTAGAAAGCTTCTAGATGTGCCACTGATCCAAAGTTATTTTTTTATGTTCCAAATGAATTAATATTATTTTAGCTTTAACTGTTTACATATAGACTGATCTGCATTACAATGTAGGGGACCACAATAATTGATGAGATAGCACCAGTGTGATATACATCGTCTCTACATTATTTTAACCGTGAACCAGTGCTTTAACGTTTGTACTTTGTTGAGTACTATTTTCATTTGAAATAGTTGGAACGTGAAACCCAAGGAGATCCTGGGATCAACTCTCGTCAATTTCTTCGAAAAATTTGGTTAAGTTCCACATGGGCTGGCTCTAGCTGCTAGATGCATGGCACCAATAATGAAGCTTGCCCGTGCTCTCAAGTTGCTAACTCTTTTCCCGATGTGCAACTGTTTCTTGATTGCGTTGCTATTGGCATAGCACTTACCTGCCGGGCCCTAGCAAGATTCCTGCCTAGCTGTGTTTCAGTAATGCCTCTTTCGTGCGGGTCACTTCAAGAAACTATACAACTACTATGTTCAACTTATAAAATACATATAGGAGTATTAAGCTAGCTAACCGATGCATGGCATCAATTCAAACATAATTAAGTGAGTTTATTTGGGACCTCAGTCTCGCTTTATTTCCAAATGAAATAAAGTGCTAAAGACATCTTCTCTAAAAGAAATCCTTTGAGATATACTGCCTCCGTTTAATATTATTAGTCACTTTAATTTTGTTCAAAATCAAACTTTTCTAACTTTGACTAAGGATAcataaaaaaaacaaaaacatCCAATTAGTATCACCAAATCGACCCTGaactatatacatatatatatcttaTATTAGTAGTGCATTTATTATAATCCTCTGATAGATTAGTGTCCTCATATGCAAAGGAGGCCAACACCTATATATGGTTCTGGTCATCGATAGTACCGTTAGAGTACTGCACAGAATACTAGCGCATCAGTCAGGCGATCAAATCATCCTGTAGAGAAAATTAGGCATTTCTTCCGttacgttcttgtttgtttagtAGCCATGTCGTCATGCATCCTGGAGTTGCCAATAGCGAAAAATATTTACTTGACTCTTATGTTGGAATTTGTATATATGCAGCAGATTATTTCTGGTGTGCCTAGCTTGTGCCTGTATGTATGTTACAATAATATAGCTCAAATAAAGGCAGCATCACAACTTCAACTATAGGTAATATATATGACACATGTAACACAAGGAATATTACCACACCCTAGCACATATGCATGATATCCATGCTATATATCTGGATCATATATAGGCTAATAATATATGAGctattatatattatatatgctGGCCAGCATTTATCTGTGGCCGGAGAAAAGTAGTAGGTTTTGGATCTAGTAGGACGGTAAATTAAGTATGGTACGGTGCACACTGGCCTTGCGTATATTTCCCGATCAAATGAATAACAAAAATGAACGTTCAGAAGAGCAGATGGTTAATATAACCCCCTGACTGAATAGCTCAATTACTGATGTTAGGAATGAAAGATGAACTACGCTTTCTCGGAAGTCCAAAGCTCAAAGCTTAAGGTTGGGTAGAGGGAGAGTTCTTATAAGTCGAAAATTTTCCTCGGacgaaagttttggaaattctGCCTCTCAAGAAATAACCTACTAATTAATAATGTCCTTCATTTTGAGTAGAGTTCGGGGGCTAATATGATGGATACAGGAATACAATGTATGCCAAAAGCCCCAGTACTTGGAATATGATATTGCACAAAGAGTAATAGTAAGGTAATCAGGGGGATGTCCAGTGTGATACGACTAGTATATTTCTAAGGAGATTGAAGACAAATTCTACCAGTAATGTTCGAGTGTTCCAAATTATAAGTTATTTTAGTTCTGTCCTAAGTTAAACTTATCTAGTTTTAAACAGGTTTTCTAAAAAATATATTGGCATGTACAATATCAAATAAATGTACTATAAAAATATTTAAGCTCAAATAAATGCACTGATCTAGGTTGATCAATGGCATCTCAGATATGGTGAGCTTAGCTTAGCTCGAGTTTTCAAATGGTGCCATTGAACCTAGGTCACTTTATATCTGAGATGCGAGCTAAGCTGCCATAATTAGATCAGCATATCGCCCCGGCCCTGTTGAAGCAACCGGTAGGGGCCGCCCTAATCACCACATCAACTCCCGTGCGCTGAAACGACGACAGCATCTACAAAGGCCGTACATTCCCTATCACTTAGAAAATATTGCTTTTGTCACGTCACCTTTCACGCCTCGCCCAGTGTCCTTTTTCTCCCCCACCCTTCACTAGAAAAGCCCTAGCACTGCTGCTCACCACTGTGCACTCCATGTCTCAGTCACTTCACATCTCTCCTTTTTAGGCCAAACACCACCCTCCACCAGCCCCTTCGCTCCCCCTAAAAATAGAAGCAGCAACATGCAATTCCCCACACATTCAAACAGATAGTAGTCCTGAAGCTGGTGCTCTCCCTGCAGATCATCCCCAATCACCAGATGATGGGCCTATGAGTGAACCAGCAGCCTCTGCAGCAACTGTTACTACATAATACCGCCACCGGCCAGCACTGGGAAAGAGTAAGAAGCAGCAGATGAGATCGATCAACCAGCAGCTATATTCCAGACCATTCCAATGCTTAGTGATCATATCTTCTTGTTGCTTATGTGATCATTGCTTGCCTCTCAGCTGATGCTCCATGGATCTTGTGCAGACTCAAGAAGCCAGCCTCCAATTCGTACACCAGCTGTGAGATCCAACAAGCTCGGCTGCTAACTCCACCCAAAGGTAACTTGTTcctttctttattcttttttgcGGAGAAGAATTTCCCACACAGAAAGAGACATATACCTGTTCTAGTCCTCTCGGATGTATCTGCATCCACTTGTATGCTACAAAAATGCTCATGCGCACACAATGACACAAGTAATCATTGAACTCATCATGCTTACGAGAAGATGGAGTAAACCTTTACCAGTATTAGCTAGTATTATATTGATATGCAAATAGTCATTTCATTGGGCGAAGAACAGTAAGGTAGATCCCTACTGGATTTAACTAAAGAGGAAATTGTTTCAGCTCACAGCCACActgctttcttttcttcttctcttaTTCTTCCTAGCTAGCTGATCCATGGACATGTCGCCGAACCCCGACAGCCCCTCGTCGGGAGGGGGCAACGGCGGCATCAGATCGAGCAGCGGAGGCGCGTCGCCGTCCGTTGGTTCGATGACGCCGCAGTCGCCGAGCCGATACGAGGCGCAGAAGCGGCGCGACTGGAACACGTTCGGGCAGTACCTGCGGAACCACCGGCCGCCGCTGAGCCTGGCGCAGTGCAGCGGCGCCCACGTCCTGGAGTTCCTACGCTACCTGGACCAGTTCGGCAAGACCAAGGTGCACGGCGCGGCGTGCCCCTTCTTCGGCCACCCGAACCCGCCGGCGCCGTGCCCCTGCCCGCTCCGCCAGGCCTGGGGCAGCCTCGACGCCCTCGTgggccgcctccgcgccgccttCGAGGAGAACGGGGGCCGCCCGGAGTCCAACCCCTTCGCTGCGCGCGCCGTCCGCCTCTACCTCCGCGAGGTCCGCGAGCACCAGGCCCGCGCCCGCGGCGTCAGCTACGAGAAGAAGAAGCGCAAGAAGCCGCAGCAGCTGCAGGgagacggcagcggcggcctcCACGGCCACCCCCAccagccgccgcccccgccacccgccggcgccgcctgctGAGCTCGATCTGATCGACCCTACGCTCCCTCTCCTATTTGGCCGGTATGCCAGATTGAGCTCGAGCATCTACATATTTTATGTATCATTCAGTTCGCGTATGAtgaatgcatgcatgcatgtgcatGGCAGTGGCTTCCTTCATGCTGCTGATCCGTGCACTCTACCTTGAGAAGCACCAGTAGTAAGTAGTGGGTGCTGCTGCCTGCGTGTACTGCATTGCTTGTGTGCTTCGATTGGCTTTAGCTTTGGTGTTGTCGAGTCTATTTGCTTGTAGGAGTGAGCAAGTGTTTGCTGTACTTTGAACAAGAGGAGTGTGTCCTTCGAGTTCTAGCTAGGGACAGGGAGATACATATATGGAGATCTCTCTTGCTGTTTGTGGAAGACTTgaaagcccccccccccccccccctctctctctcttgatGTGTGTGTCCGTCCGTCTACGCATGCATGTGTCAATTCGATTCTGgccagcaggcagcagcagcatctcTAGTTTCTTGTTTTGATTCCTGTTTCGTTTCCTTTTTATGGTACTGGGATGCAGTAGTGTGCTTGGGTAGTGAGATCGATGTGAGTGGTGCATGCACAGTTGCCTGCACGGCGAGAGCGCGACACAGTGCCACGCACCAAATAATAGGAGCATCGGACAagtatatgcatgcatgtactaccCACTAGTGATGCTCCTTCTTGCTATGGCTTGGATGTGCATTCTCTTGCGAGTACTGGATGCAGCATGTGTGTCATCAATCGGAGCTATTCTTCTCTTACAACTGGCCTGGCTGTCCTTTGTTTCACGATCGATCTTTTCCCCCCATGGGTTTCTGAATAGTCTCGTCCCATCGTGGGGGCTAGCTCTGCTATTTGATGTTCTTGGGGTACTTGAAGCATACGAACACATGCTTCCTTGCTTGCTAGGTTTCCTTTGGTGATCTAGTATGTTGTTCATTAGTTCCTACTGACTGATCCTCTGAAATCATTAATTTGCGCCTAGGGTTAGGGCATTTGGGAACAAATATTCTACAACAGAGTTGTGATATAATTTCACCTTGACATTAGAAACTAACCAAATAAAAACGAATTGAAATGAAATCTCtgatacaattccttgtcagtTATGTTATATATGCACGTACATGTGTTCGAAACATTGTTATCAAGAAAAAAGTTGTTCAAACACATAGGTTAATATATCACATATATGCAACATTTATTTTTCTCAGTGGTGTCTTTAATTTTGCTGGTACATGTGGAAGTTGCAAGCTTACTACTTACATAACTAATTGCCATTTCTTGCATATTGACATGTACCATGATCAAACAC
The sequence above is drawn from the Panicum hallii strain FIL2 chromosome 7, PHallii_v3.1, whole genome shotgun sequence genome and encodes:
- the LOC112901093 gene encoding protein G1-like4, which translates into the protein MDMSPNPDSPSSGGGNGGIRSSSGGASPSVGSMTPQSPSRYEAQKRRDWNTFGQYLRNHRPPLSLAQCSGAHVLEFLRYLDQFGKTKVHGAACPFFGHPNPPAPCPCPLRQAWGSLDALVGRLRAAFEENGGRPESNPFAARAVRLYLREVREHQARARGVSYEKKKRKKPQQLQGDGSGGLHGHPHQPPPPPPAGAAC